A DNA window from Melanotaenia boesemani isolate fMelBoe1 chromosome 6, fMelBoe1.pri, whole genome shotgun sequence contains the following coding sequences:
- the pou2f2a gene encoding POU domain, class 2, transcription factor 2 isoform X3 yields MFVPLPVPFVFQRTAPDLNAWRLKSPLALRSNSDIRMSKPVEAEKVGSDSPLEGTDSERNGPESNHQVYAQSMKVSPFPQSPNLSSSKNKMDECPEMSPGLPPSHGPTPSQTALQHTQLMLTGSQLAGDIQQLLQLQQLVLVPGHPLQSPAQFLLPQAQQSQQGLLSTPNLIPLPQQNQGSLLSAPTRMGLQAQRDKSMDIIGSGGVTTVPSVTSHPEEPSDLEELEQFARTFKQRRIKLGFTQGDVGLAMGKLYGNDFSQTTISRFEALNLSFKNMCKLKPLLEKWLNDAETMSIDSTLPSPSSLSSPSLGFDGVPGRRRKKRTSIETNVRVALERSFMTNQKPTSEEILLIAEQLNMEKEVIRVWFCNRRQKEKRINPSSATPPLSSQPPTAPQTHKPPCYSPHMMSSQLSQAVTSLSSTTVTTMSPVCPLTSSLTSTHPSLSSAHTPLSSTPSPATPPPPPRSTASPATPSHSTLNLNTGLWRMGKKNGEMSNYITDFAANLRNTVMGVNTGMNQALLGNNPLATIQALVASGGQLPLSTLEGSSKVMLGASGGQGGGLPSSLFLNHPTLLHMGQNPSAGLINAAVAKVSQSSTFPSASSISPTPCSPSPCSSPASPCSSREMAHSPPSLSGAKLE; encoded by the exons ATATCAGGATGTCAAAGCCAGTAGAGGCTGAGAAAGTTGGGTCTGACTCACCGTTGGAGGGCACTG ATTCAGAGCGGAATGGACCTGAATCAAATCACCAGGTATAT GCTCAGTCAATGAAGGTCAGCCCCTTTCCCCAGTCACCAAACCTGAGCAGCAGCAAG AATAAGATGGATGAGTGCCCTGAAATGTCTCCAGGCCTTCCTCCCTCCCATGGCCCGACCCCTTCCCAGACAGCCCTGCAACATACACAGCTCATGCTAACCGGCTCCCAGCTAGCAGGG GAcattcagcagctgctgcagcttcagcaGTTGGTGTTGGTGCCTGGCCACCCACTTCAATCTCCGGCCCAGTTTCTTCTCCCACAGGCACAGCAGAGCCAGCAAG GACTCCTATCAACACCAAATCTGATTCCGCTACCTCAGCAAAACCAAGGGAGCCTCCTCTCTGCTCCAACTAGAATGGGACTTCAGGCGCAA CGAGATAAGAGCATGGATATAATTGGCAGTGGAGGCGTAACCACAGTTCCCTCTGTGACCTCTCACCCCGAGGAGCCCAGTGACCTGGAGGAGCTGGAACAGTTTGCACGCACTTTTAAACAGCGACGTATCAAACTGGGCTTCACACAG GGAGATGTCGGCTTGGCCATGGGGAAGCTGTACGGCAACGATTTCAGTCAGACCACAATATCCCGCTTTGAAGCTCTAAACCTGAGCTTTAAGAACATGTGCAAGCTGAAGCCACTGCTGGAGAAGTGGCTCAATGATGCAG AGACCATGTCCATAGACAGCACCCTGCCCAGCCCCAGCTCCCTATCCTCACCTTCTCTGGGCTTTGACGGGGTACCTGGTCGCCGCAGAAAGAAGAGAACCAGCATCGAGACGAATGTACGTGTGGCCCTGGAGCGCTCATTTATGACG AACCAGAAGCCTACCTCAGAAGAAATCCTGCTGATCGCAGAGCAGCTCAACATGGAGAAGGAGGTGATCCGGGTCTGGTTCTGCAACCGCCGGCAGAAAGAAAAGCGTATCAATCCCTCCAGTGCCACCCCTCCCCTGTCCAgccagccccccactgccccACAGACGCACAAACCACCTTGCTACAGCCCCCATATG ATGTCTAGCCAGCTGTCGCAGGCTGTGACCAGTCTCAGCAGCACAACGGTGACCACCATGTCCCCTGTCTGCCCCCTGACTTCCAGCCTCACCTCTACCCACCCTTCTCTTAGCTCAGCCCACACTCCTCTCAGCTCCACACCCTCCCCAGCgactcctccacctcctccccgCAGCACAGCGAGCCCTGCAACTCCCAGCCACAGCACACTCAACCTCAACACAGG CTTATGGCGTATGGGTAAAAAGAACGGTGAAATGTCTAACTACATCACCGATTTTGCTGCAAACTTGAG GAACACTGTGATGGGAGTTAACACAGGGATGAACCAAGCCCTCCTCGGTAACAATCCCCTGGCTACCATCCAag cCCTAGTAGCCAGTGGTGGCCAGCTGCCTCTTTCCACTCTTGAGGGCAGCAGTAAGGTGATGCTGGGGGCTTCTGGGGGCCAAGGAGGAGGCCTTCCCTCTTCCCTCTTCCTCAACCACCCCACCCTCCTCCACATGGGTCAGAATCCCAGCGCTGGGTTGATCAACGCTGCTGTAGCCAAAGTCTCCCAGTCCTCAACCTTCCCCTCAGCCAGCAGCATCAGCCCCACACCCTGCTCCCCTTCGCCCTGCTCCAGCCCCGCCTCTCCCTGCTCCTCCAGAGAGATGGCACACAGCCCACCCTCCCTGAGCGGGGCCAAGCTTGAGTGA
- the pou2f2a gene encoding POU domain, class 2, transcription factor 2 isoform X5 translates to MTKTAAIAAKDFSSMWLPDIRMSKPVEAEKVGSDSPLEGTDSERNGPESNHQAQSMKVSPFPQSPNLSSSKNKMDECPEMSPGLPPSHGPTPSQTALQHTQLMLTGSQLAGDIQQLLQLQQLVLVPGHPLQSPAQFLLPQAQQSQQGLLSTPNLIPLPQQNQGSLLSAPTRMGLQAQRDKSMDIIGSGGVTTVPSVTSHPEEPSDLEELEQFARTFKQRRIKLGFTQGDVGLAMGKLYGNDFSQTTISRFEALNLSFKNMCKLKPLLEKWLNDAETMSIDSTLPSPSSLSSPSLGFDGVPGRRRKKRTSIETNVRVALERSFMTNQKPTSEEILLIAEQLNMEKEVIRVWFCNRRQKEKRINPSSATPPLSSQPPTAPQTHKPPCYSPHMMSSQLSQAVTSLSSTTVTTMSPVCPLTSSLTSTHPSLSSAHTPLSSTPSPATPPPPPRSTASPATPSHSTLNLNTGLWRMGKKNGEMSNYITDFAANLRNTVMGVNTGMNQALLGNNPLATIQALVASGGQLPLSTLEGSSKVMLGASGGQGGGLPSSLFLNHPTLLHMGQNPSAGLINAAVAKVSQSSTFPSASSISPTPCSPSPCSSPASPCSSREMAHSPPSLSGAKLE, encoded by the exons ATATCAGGATGTCAAAGCCAGTAGAGGCTGAGAAAGTTGGGTCTGACTCACCGTTGGAGGGCACTG ATTCAGAGCGGAATGGACCTGAATCAAATCACCAG GCTCAGTCAATGAAGGTCAGCCCCTTTCCCCAGTCACCAAACCTGAGCAGCAGCAAG AATAAGATGGATGAGTGCCCTGAAATGTCTCCAGGCCTTCCTCCCTCCCATGGCCCGACCCCTTCCCAGACAGCCCTGCAACATACACAGCTCATGCTAACCGGCTCCCAGCTAGCAGGG GAcattcagcagctgctgcagcttcagcaGTTGGTGTTGGTGCCTGGCCACCCACTTCAATCTCCGGCCCAGTTTCTTCTCCCACAGGCACAGCAGAGCCAGCAAG GACTCCTATCAACACCAAATCTGATTCCGCTACCTCAGCAAAACCAAGGGAGCCTCCTCTCTGCTCCAACTAGAATGGGACTTCAGGCGCAA CGAGATAAGAGCATGGATATAATTGGCAGTGGAGGCGTAACCACAGTTCCCTCTGTGACCTCTCACCCCGAGGAGCCCAGTGACCTGGAGGAGCTGGAACAGTTTGCACGCACTTTTAAACAGCGACGTATCAAACTGGGCTTCACACAG GGAGATGTCGGCTTGGCCATGGGGAAGCTGTACGGCAACGATTTCAGTCAGACCACAATATCCCGCTTTGAAGCTCTAAACCTGAGCTTTAAGAACATGTGCAAGCTGAAGCCACTGCTGGAGAAGTGGCTCAATGATGCAG AGACCATGTCCATAGACAGCACCCTGCCCAGCCCCAGCTCCCTATCCTCACCTTCTCTGGGCTTTGACGGGGTACCTGGTCGCCGCAGAAAGAAGAGAACCAGCATCGAGACGAATGTACGTGTGGCCCTGGAGCGCTCATTTATGACG AACCAGAAGCCTACCTCAGAAGAAATCCTGCTGATCGCAGAGCAGCTCAACATGGAGAAGGAGGTGATCCGGGTCTGGTTCTGCAACCGCCGGCAGAAAGAAAAGCGTATCAATCCCTCCAGTGCCACCCCTCCCCTGTCCAgccagccccccactgccccACAGACGCACAAACCACCTTGCTACAGCCCCCATATG ATGTCTAGCCAGCTGTCGCAGGCTGTGACCAGTCTCAGCAGCACAACGGTGACCACCATGTCCCCTGTCTGCCCCCTGACTTCCAGCCTCACCTCTACCCACCCTTCTCTTAGCTCAGCCCACACTCCTCTCAGCTCCACACCCTCCCCAGCgactcctccacctcctccccgCAGCACAGCGAGCCCTGCAACTCCCAGCCACAGCACACTCAACCTCAACACAGG CTTATGGCGTATGGGTAAAAAGAACGGTGAAATGTCTAACTACATCACCGATTTTGCTGCAAACTTGAG GAACACTGTGATGGGAGTTAACACAGGGATGAACCAAGCCCTCCTCGGTAACAATCCCCTGGCTACCATCCAag cCCTAGTAGCCAGTGGTGGCCAGCTGCCTCTTTCCACTCTTGAGGGCAGCAGTAAGGTGATGCTGGGGGCTTCTGGGGGCCAAGGAGGAGGCCTTCCCTCTTCCCTCTTCCTCAACCACCCCACCCTCCTCCACATGGGTCAGAATCCCAGCGCTGGGTTGATCAACGCTGCTGTAGCCAAAGTCTCCCAGTCCTCAACCTTCCCCTCAGCCAGCAGCATCAGCCCCACACCCTGCTCCCCTTCGCCCTGCTCCAGCCCCGCCTCTCCCTGCTCCTCCAGAGAGATGGCACACAGCCCACCCTCCCTGAGCGGGGCCAAGCTTGAGTGA
- the pou2f2a gene encoding POU domain, class 2, transcription factor 2 isoform X2, producing MTKTAAIAAKDFSSMWLPDIRMSKPVEAEKVGSDSPLEGTDSERNGPESNHQVYAQSMKVSPFPQSPNLSSSKNKMDECPEMSPGLPPSHGPTPSQTALQHTQLMLTGSQLAGLTALLPAQQQLLLQQAQAQLLAAAVQQSNAAHAAHAAHAAAQANQQAQAAAAVNQQAQQHQQQQAGQTGQQAHSQSQGQSTQEQSTQSVPVPPPPPQLTLSQPIQLTAQDIQQLLQLQQLVLVPGHPLQSPAQFLLPQAQQSQQGLLSTPNLIPLPQQNQGSLLSAPTRMGLQAQRDKSMDIIGSGGVTTVPSVTSHPEEPSDLEELEQFARTFKQRRIKLGFTQGDVGLAMGKLYGNDFSQTTISRFEALNLSFKNMCKLKPLLEKWLNDAETMSIDSTLPSPSSLSSPSLGFDGVPGRRRKKRTSIETNVRVALERSFMTNQKPTSEEILLIAEQLNMEKEVIRVWFCNRRQKEKRINPSSATPPLSSQPPTAPQTHKPPCYSPHMMSSQLSQAVTSLSSTTVTTMSPVCPLTSSLTSTHPSLSSAHTPLSSTPSPATPPPPPRSTASPATPSHSTLNLNTGLWRMGKKNGEMSNYITDFAANLRNTVMGVNTGMNQALLGNNPLATIQALVASGGQLPLSTLEGSSKVMLGASGGQGGGLPSSLFLNHPTLLHMGQNPSAGLINAAVAKVSQSSTFPSASSISPTPCSPSPCSSPASPCSSREMAHSPPSLSGAKLE from the exons ATATCAGGATGTCAAAGCCAGTAGAGGCTGAGAAAGTTGGGTCTGACTCACCGTTGGAGGGCACTG ATTCAGAGCGGAATGGACCTGAATCAAATCACCAGGTATAT GCTCAGTCAATGAAGGTCAGCCCCTTTCCCCAGTCACCAAACCTGAGCAGCAGCAAG AATAAGATGGATGAGTGCCCTGAAATGTCTCCAGGCCTTCCTCCCTCCCATGGCCCGACCCCTTCCCAGACAGCCCTGCAACATACACAGCTCATGCTAACCGGCTCCCAGCTAGCAGGG TTAACAGCTCTATTGCCAGCACAGCAGCAACTGCTGCTACAGCAGGCTCAGGCGCAACTCCTTGCTGCTGCTGTGCAGCAGTCCAATGCAGCCCATGCAGCTCATGCAGCCCACGCAGCCGCCCAAGCCAATCAGCAAGCTCAGGCAGCTGCAGCCGTAAATCAGCAagcccagcagcatcagcagcagcaagcGGGGCAAACAGGGCAGCAGGCTCACTCACAGTCCCAGGGGCAGAGCACACAGGAACAGAGCACCCAAAGTGTCCCTgtcccacctcctccaccccaGCTCACCCTCTCCCAGCCAATCCAGCTCACTGCCCAG GAcattcagcagctgctgcagcttcagcaGTTGGTGTTGGTGCCTGGCCACCCACTTCAATCTCCGGCCCAGTTTCTTCTCCCACAGGCACAGCAGAGCCAGCAAG GACTCCTATCAACACCAAATCTGATTCCGCTACCTCAGCAAAACCAAGGGAGCCTCCTCTCTGCTCCAACTAGAATGGGACTTCAGGCGCAA CGAGATAAGAGCATGGATATAATTGGCAGTGGAGGCGTAACCACAGTTCCCTCTGTGACCTCTCACCCCGAGGAGCCCAGTGACCTGGAGGAGCTGGAACAGTTTGCACGCACTTTTAAACAGCGACGTATCAAACTGGGCTTCACACAG GGAGATGTCGGCTTGGCCATGGGGAAGCTGTACGGCAACGATTTCAGTCAGACCACAATATCCCGCTTTGAAGCTCTAAACCTGAGCTTTAAGAACATGTGCAAGCTGAAGCCACTGCTGGAGAAGTGGCTCAATGATGCAG AGACCATGTCCATAGACAGCACCCTGCCCAGCCCCAGCTCCCTATCCTCACCTTCTCTGGGCTTTGACGGGGTACCTGGTCGCCGCAGAAAGAAGAGAACCAGCATCGAGACGAATGTACGTGTGGCCCTGGAGCGCTCATTTATGACG AACCAGAAGCCTACCTCAGAAGAAATCCTGCTGATCGCAGAGCAGCTCAACATGGAGAAGGAGGTGATCCGGGTCTGGTTCTGCAACCGCCGGCAGAAAGAAAAGCGTATCAATCCCTCCAGTGCCACCCCTCCCCTGTCCAgccagccccccactgccccACAGACGCACAAACCACCTTGCTACAGCCCCCATATG ATGTCTAGCCAGCTGTCGCAGGCTGTGACCAGTCTCAGCAGCACAACGGTGACCACCATGTCCCCTGTCTGCCCCCTGACTTCCAGCCTCACCTCTACCCACCCTTCTCTTAGCTCAGCCCACACTCCTCTCAGCTCCACACCCTCCCCAGCgactcctccacctcctccccgCAGCACAGCGAGCCCTGCAACTCCCAGCCACAGCACACTCAACCTCAACACAGG CTTATGGCGTATGGGTAAAAAGAACGGTGAAATGTCTAACTACATCACCGATTTTGCTGCAAACTTGAG GAACACTGTGATGGGAGTTAACACAGGGATGAACCAAGCCCTCCTCGGTAACAATCCCCTGGCTACCATCCAag cCCTAGTAGCCAGTGGTGGCCAGCTGCCTCTTTCCACTCTTGAGGGCAGCAGTAAGGTGATGCTGGGGGCTTCTGGGGGCCAAGGAGGAGGCCTTCCCTCTTCCCTCTTCCTCAACCACCCCACCCTCCTCCACATGGGTCAGAATCCCAGCGCTGGGTTGATCAACGCTGCTGTAGCCAAAGTCTCCCAGTCCTCAACCTTCCCCTCAGCCAGCAGCATCAGCCCCACACCCTGCTCCCCTTCGCCCTGCTCCAGCCCCGCCTCTCCCTGCTCCTCCAGAGAGATGGCACACAGCCCACCCTCCCTGAGCGGGGCCAAGCTTGAGTGA
- the pou2f2a gene encoding POU domain, class 2, transcription factor 2 isoform X1 encodes MFVPLPVPFVFQRTAPDLNAWRLKSPLALRSNSDIRMSKPVEAEKVGSDSPLEGTDSERNGPESNHQVYAQSMKVSPFPQSPNLSSSKNKMDECPEMSPGLPPSHGPTPSQTALQHTQLMLTGSQLAGLTALLPAQQQLLLQQAQAQLLAAAVQQSNAAHAAHAAHAAAQANQQAQAAAAVNQQAQQHQQQQAGQTGQQAHSQSQGQSTQEQSTQSVPVPPPPPQLTLSQPIQLTAQDIQQLLQLQQLVLVPGHPLQSPAQFLLPQAQQSQQGLLSTPNLIPLPQQNQGSLLSAPTRMGLQAQRDKSMDIIGSGGVTTVPSVTSHPEEPSDLEELEQFARTFKQRRIKLGFTQGDVGLAMGKLYGNDFSQTTISRFEALNLSFKNMCKLKPLLEKWLNDAETMSIDSTLPSPSSLSSPSLGFDGVPGRRRKKRTSIETNVRVALERSFMTNQKPTSEEILLIAEQLNMEKEVIRVWFCNRRQKEKRINPSSATPPLSSQPPTAPQTHKPPCYSPHMMSSQLSQAVTSLSSTTVTTMSPVCPLTSSLTSTHPSLSSAHTPLSSTPSPATPPPPPRSTASPATPSHSTLNLNTGLWRMGKKNGEMSNYITDFAANLRNTVMGVNTGMNQALLGNNPLATIQALVASGGQLPLSTLEGSSKVMLGASGGQGGGLPSSLFLNHPTLLHMGQNPSAGLINAAVAKVSQSSTFPSASSISPTPCSPSPCSSPASPCSSREMAHSPPSLSGAKLE; translated from the exons ATATCAGGATGTCAAAGCCAGTAGAGGCTGAGAAAGTTGGGTCTGACTCACCGTTGGAGGGCACTG ATTCAGAGCGGAATGGACCTGAATCAAATCACCAGGTATAT GCTCAGTCAATGAAGGTCAGCCCCTTTCCCCAGTCACCAAACCTGAGCAGCAGCAAG AATAAGATGGATGAGTGCCCTGAAATGTCTCCAGGCCTTCCTCCCTCCCATGGCCCGACCCCTTCCCAGACAGCCCTGCAACATACACAGCTCATGCTAACCGGCTCCCAGCTAGCAGGG TTAACAGCTCTATTGCCAGCACAGCAGCAACTGCTGCTACAGCAGGCTCAGGCGCAACTCCTTGCTGCTGCTGTGCAGCAGTCCAATGCAGCCCATGCAGCTCATGCAGCCCACGCAGCCGCCCAAGCCAATCAGCAAGCTCAGGCAGCTGCAGCCGTAAATCAGCAagcccagcagcatcagcagcagcaagcGGGGCAAACAGGGCAGCAGGCTCACTCACAGTCCCAGGGGCAGAGCACACAGGAACAGAGCACCCAAAGTGTCCCTgtcccacctcctccaccccaGCTCACCCTCTCCCAGCCAATCCAGCTCACTGCCCAG GAcattcagcagctgctgcagcttcagcaGTTGGTGTTGGTGCCTGGCCACCCACTTCAATCTCCGGCCCAGTTTCTTCTCCCACAGGCACAGCAGAGCCAGCAAG GACTCCTATCAACACCAAATCTGATTCCGCTACCTCAGCAAAACCAAGGGAGCCTCCTCTCTGCTCCAACTAGAATGGGACTTCAGGCGCAA CGAGATAAGAGCATGGATATAATTGGCAGTGGAGGCGTAACCACAGTTCCCTCTGTGACCTCTCACCCCGAGGAGCCCAGTGACCTGGAGGAGCTGGAACAGTTTGCACGCACTTTTAAACAGCGACGTATCAAACTGGGCTTCACACAG GGAGATGTCGGCTTGGCCATGGGGAAGCTGTACGGCAACGATTTCAGTCAGACCACAATATCCCGCTTTGAAGCTCTAAACCTGAGCTTTAAGAACATGTGCAAGCTGAAGCCACTGCTGGAGAAGTGGCTCAATGATGCAG AGACCATGTCCATAGACAGCACCCTGCCCAGCCCCAGCTCCCTATCCTCACCTTCTCTGGGCTTTGACGGGGTACCTGGTCGCCGCAGAAAGAAGAGAACCAGCATCGAGACGAATGTACGTGTGGCCCTGGAGCGCTCATTTATGACG AACCAGAAGCCTACCTCAGAAGAAATCCTGCTGATCGCAGAGCAGCTCAACATGGAGAAGGAGGTGATCCGGGTCTGGTTCTGCAACCGCCGGCAGAAAGAAAAGCGTATCAATCCCTCCAGTGCCACCCCTCCCCTGTCCAgccagccccccactgccccACAGACGCACAAACCACCTTGCTACAGCCCCCATATG ATGTCTAGCCAGCTGTCGCAGGCTGTGACCAGTCTCAGCAGCACAACGGTGACCACCATGTCCCCTGTCTGCCCCCTGACTTCCAGCCTCACCTCTACCCACCCTTCTCTTAGCTCAGCCCACACTCCTCTCAGCTCCACACCCTCCCCAGCgactcctccacctcctccccgCAGCACAGCGAGCCCTGCAACTCCCAGCCACAGCACACTCAACCTCAACACAGG CTTATGGCGTATGGGTAAAAAGAACGGTGAAATGTCTAACTACATCACCGATTTTGCTGCAAACTTGAG GAACACTGTGATGGGAGTTAACACAGGGATGAACCAAGCCCTCCTCGGTAACAATCCCCTGGCTACCATCCAag cCCTAGTAGCCAGTGGTGGCCAGCTGCCTCTTTCCACTCTTGAGGGCAGCAGTAAGGTGATGCTGGGGGCTTCTGGGGGCCAAGGAGGAGGCCTTCCCTCTTCCCTCTTCCTCAACCACCCCACCCTCCTCCACATGGGTCAGAATCCCAGCGCTGGGTTGATCAACGCTGCTGTAGCCAAAGTCTCCCAGTCCTCAACCTTCCCCTCAGCCAGCAGCATCAGCCCCACACCCTGCTCCCCTTCGCCCTGCTCCAGCCCCGCCTCTCCCTGCTCCTCCAGAGAGATGGCACACAGCCCACCCTCCCTGAGCGGGGCCAAGCTTGAGTGA
- the pou2f2a gene encoding POU domain, class 2, transcription factor 2 isoform X4 gives MFVPLPVPFVFQRTAPDLNAWRLKSPLALRSNSDIRMSKPVEAEKVGSDSPLEGTDSERNGPESNHQVYAQSMKVSPFPQSPNLSSSKNKMDECPEMSPGLPPSHGPTPSQTALQHTQLMLTGSQLAGLTALLPAQQQLLLQQAQAQLLAAAVQQSNAAHAAHAAHAAAQANQQAQAAAAVNQQAQQHQQQQAGQTGQQAHSQSQGQSTQEQSTQSVPVPPPPPQLTLSQPIQLTAQDIQQLLQLQQLVLVPGHPLQSPAQFLLPQAQQSQQGLLSTPNLIPLPQQNQGSLLSAPTRMGLQAQRDKSMDIIGSGGVTTVPSVTSHPEEPSDLEELEQFARTFKQRRIKLGFTQGDVGLAMGKLYGNDFSQTTISRFEALNLSFKNMCKLKPLLEKWLNDAETMSIDSTLPSPSSLSSPSLGFDGVPGRRRKKRTSIETNVRVALERSFMTNQKPTSEEILLIAEQLNMEKEVIRVWFCNRRQKEKRINPSSATPPLSSQPPTAPQTHKPPCYSPHMMSSQLSQAVTSLSSTTVTTMSPVCPLTSSLTSTHPSLSSAHTPLSSTPSPATPPPPPRSTASPATPSHSTLNLNTGLWRMGKKNGEMSNYITDFAANLSPSSQWWPAASFHS, from the exons ATATCAGGATGTCAAAGCCAGTAGAGGCTGAGAAAGTTGGGTCTGACTCACCGTTGGAGGGCACTG ATTCAGAGCGGAATGGACCTGAATCAAATCACCAGGTATAT GCTCAGTCAATGAAGGTCAGCCCCTTTCCCCAGTCACCAAACCTGAGCAGCAGCAAG AATAAGATGGATGAGTGCCCTGAAATGTCTCCAGGCCTTCCTCCCTCCCATGGCCCGACCCCTTCCCAGACAGCCCTGCAACATACACAGCTCATGCTAACCGGCTCCCAGCTAGCAGGG TTAACAGCTCTATTGCCAGCACAGCAGCAACTGCTGCTACAGCAGGCTCAGGCGCAACTCCTTGCTGCTGCTGTGCAGCAGTCCAATGCAGCCCATGCAGCTCATGCAGCCCACGCAGCCGCCCAAGCCAATCAGCAAGCTCAGGCAGCTGCAGCCGTAAATCAGCAagcccagcagcatcagcagcagcaagcGGGGCAAACAGGGCAGCAGGCTCACTCACAGTCCCAGGGGCAGAGCACACAGGAACAGAGCACCCAAAGTGTCCCTgtcccacctcctccaccccaGCTCACCCTCTCCCAGCCAATCCAGCTCACTGCCCAG GAcattcagcagctgctgcagcttcagcaGTTGGTGTTGGTGCCTGGCCACCCACTTCAATCTCCGGCCCAGTTTCTTCTCCCACAGGCACAGCAGAGCCAGCAAG GACTCCTATCAACACCAAATCTGATTCCGCTACCTCAGCAAAACCAAGGGAGCCTCCTCTCTGCTCCAACTAGAATGGGACTTCAGGCGCAA CGAGATAAGAGCATGGATATAATTGGCAGTGGAGGCGTAACCACAGTTCCCTCTGTGACCTCTCACCCCGAGGAGCCCAGTGACCTGGAGGAGCTGGAACAGTTTGCACGCACTTTTAAACAGCGACGTATCAAACTGGGCTTCACACAG GGAGATGTCGGCTTGGCCATGGGGAAGCTGTACGGCAACGATTTCAGTCAGACCACAATATCCCGCTTTGAAGCTCTAAACCTGAGCTTTAAGAACATGTGCAAGCTGAAGCCACTGCTGGAGAAGTGGCTCAATGATGCAG AGACCATGTCCATAGACAGCACCCTGCCCAGCCCCAGCTCCCTATCCTCACCTTCTCTGGGCTTTGACGGGGTACCTGGTCGCCGCAGAAAGAAGAGAACCAGCATCGAGACGAATGTACGTGTGGCCCTGGAGCGCTCATTTATGACG AACCAGAAGCCTACCTCAGAAGAAATCCTGCTGATCGCAGAGCAGCTCAACATGGAGAAGGAGGTGATCCGGGTCTGGTTCTGCAACCGCCGGCAGAAAGAAAAGCGTATCAATCCCTCCAGTGCCACCCCTCCCCTGTCCAgccagccccccactgccccACAGACGCACAAACCACCTTGCTACAGCCCCCATATG ATGTCTAGCCAGCTGTCGCAGGCTGTGACCAGTCTCAGCAGCACAACGGTGACCACCATGTCCCCTGTCTGCCCCCTGACTTCCAGCCTCACCTCTACCCACCCTTCTCTTAGCTCAGCCCACACTCCTCTCAGCTCCACACCCTCCCCAGCgactcctccacctcctccccgCAGCACAGCGAGCCCTGCAACTCCCAGCCACAGCACACTCAACCTCAACACAGG CTTATGGCGTATGGGTAAAAAGAACGGTGAAATGTCTAACTACATCACCGATTTTGCTGCAAACTTGAG cCCTAGTAGCCAGTGGTGGCCAGCTGCCTCTTTCCACTCTTGA